AGCTCATCGCGTCGCGCATAAAGTCACTTCGGCGCCCCTTCTTATCGGTGACGATCAGGTGCAGATGGTTGGACATCACCATCGCCGCGTGCATCTCAATGCCGTTACTCCCGGCGTCGCGTGCGAAGCGATACGCCACAATGGCGTTGATGCGCTTATCGGGACGCATAAAGAAATATCGATCGTAGCAACGCCGCGTAAGCATAACGACCTGATCTGCGATCTGACGCCGAGGACGAGTCATGAGAGGCTCCAGGAGAGAGTGTAGACGTCTACCTGGTGATGTTATCGAGCGCCGACGAGAGGTTTTGCGTGCCGCAGCTAAAATCGATCGCGCGAATGCAGAAGATCCGGGTCGTTCTGGGATGACACAAATCGAGGATGGACCGCTTCATTACTTGTGTTTGTGCGTCTCTTGGTCACATGTGCGTCTCGCGGTCACATGTGCGTCTCGGTCACATGTGCGTCCGGTCGCTTGTACGTCCCGATCACGTTTGCGTCTGATGCGTCTCTGTGTTTGTGCGTCTCTCGGTTGTTTGTGCGGTTGTTTGTGCGTCTCTCGGTCGCAAGTGCGGTCGCGCATGTGCGGTCGTACGTTTCTCGATCACATGTGCGTCTCATGGTGTCTCACGATCGCATGTGCGTCTCAGCCGCATACGTCTCTTGTATGTCTCTCAGTCATCGATGGTTCCTCGCGCGTCTCTCGGACAGATTTCGAGCCACACGGCACACCGCAACGACGACCCCGACCTGCGCACTCCTACCCCATCAATACGCCCTCGGCCGCATAATCACTGCACTTCGCGTGTCTCTCGGACTGGTTTCGCGGTTTCGCGAGCGCTCGTACAGATTTCGCCCTCGGCCGCATAGTCACTGCACTTCGCGTGTCTCTCGGACTGGTTTCGTCCCTGGTTTCGTCCCTGGACTGGTTTCGTCCCTTCGCGCGTCTCCCGGACGAAATTTCGCCCGGTTTCGCGAGCGCTCGTACAGATTTCGCCCTCGGCCGCATAGTCACTGCACTTCGCGCGTCTCTCGGACAGATTTCGCACAGCGAGAATCATGAGCGACCGGCCGTCGCCGCCTTTTCCTGATGGCGAGAAGCGTATGTACCGCCGACGCCAGCGTCATCGCCCTGAATCTTTCGTAAACGCCCACACGAACCTCCCCACCCCCGCAAACCCCGGCGCCTCACAACCACCCAACCCCTTAACCACCTCACCACACGCTTACCCCCCACCTCCCAAAATCCCCCGACTAACCACACCACCCCTCCACCTGCATCGCCACCCACTCCGGATCATCGAGCGGCAACTCATGGCCGGCGGTTGGATGCACGTGCAGCGGCGCGCGCAGATGGCGCGCCAGCTGCCAGGCACAGCGCGGGTCAACCATCGCGTCCCCCCCGGCGCCCAGCACCAGTGCCGGCACTCGGAGCTCGCCGGGAGCTTTAAACGCAGCTGCGGCCAGGAGCTGTTTGAGGGCGTTGCGACGGCGAATCGGCGCATCCTCGGCGAAGCTGGCGGCCTGCCGGGCCACGATCTCGCGATCTTCGATCAGCGCCGAGGTGAAGCCGAGAATGCGGCGCTCCCGCTCCACCGGGTCCGGATCAACCATCGCGCGCACCATATCGGGTAGAATGCGGGCATTGAGACGCTGCAGCGGTCCGTTGAGGTTGCCGGCGCTGGAGTTGATGATGACCAGGCGAGCAAAATCGTCGGGATGAAGCTCCCCCCACTTCATGGTGACCATGCCGCCCAGCGAGACACCCAGCAGGCCCCAGCCACCCGGATGCTCCTCGCGCAGGGGCATCAGGCGCCGGCGCAGGTCGCCGACGATGCCCGCCACCGTCGTCGGGCTCTCGCGCTGACATTCGGTGCCCACCCCGGGCAGATCGAGCGTGTGCACGCGAGCACCGGGCACTTTTGCCTCAAAAATATCGACAAAAGGTCCCCAGTGGCGCTGCTCGCGGGCCAGCCCGCGCAGAATCAGCCAGTTCGTCGGACGTTCGCCTTCCTTACGCATCGCTCTTTTCCTCACTCTTCTTCGTGCGCTTTGCGCGTTTCGTCGTACCGCCCTTCGCCTTACTCGCCGCTCCCGATGCAGCCGTCTTCGATGACTTCGATGACTTCGATGACTTCGATGACTTCGATGACTTCGATGACTTCGATGACTTCGACGCGGCCGCCGCCTTCTGGCTGCTGGCCGCCTTGACCACCGGCCCGACGCCGGCCGCAGCCGGAAGATGCGTCAGCGTAAAGTCGTAGGCGTTCTTCCAGGCAAACTTCTCAAGAATCGTCTCCACCCCGATCTCGGCGATTCCGCGGGTATGCTTATGGGCCTCCAGCAGCCCCCGCAAAGCCTCGCCAAGCTGCGGCAGGTCCGCCGCGGTGGGACAGCTCTCAATGGGGTGAATAAACCCGTCAAAATCCGTTCCCAGACAGATCCGATCCCAGACCTTGAGCTTCTCCTTCTCGCTGTAACGATCGTCGAGCAGGATCACGTCGACCAGCGCAAACATCTGGCGCAGCACCACCTCCGGAACCACCTCGGCATCGAGCTTATCGCCGGGCTTCATGCCCAGAATACGACGGTCCATATTGATGCCGGCCAGCCCCTCGCTCTCAAAGATCGCACGCATATCTTCGTCGCTCAGGTTGATGCTCCAGGCATAGAAAGGCCCGCGGTGCCAGCGATCGTGCTCGCGCTCCTCCTCGGCGATCATCTGCGCCAGGGTGGGCACCCCGGCATAGCCCGAGTGGCTCATCACCACCGGAATCTTCGGGTAGCGCGCCCGGTAGGCCGCCGGCTGCGCATCGCGCCAGGCGTTATAGGGCTCGACCACCTGCGCATAATACGCCTTACGACTGCGCGCGCTCATATGCCGCACATCCAGGTGAATGCGTTTTCCGCCCCGATCGTTGAGCTCCTCATCCAGATCCAGCAGCGCCCGCACCACCGGCATCCCCCGCTCCGGGTCAAAACCCTGATTGAGCCGAAACTCCTGATCCATGATCCAGTCGGCGGCATCGACCAGGCTGTGGGCGTGGCCGCAGATCCCGTTGTCAAAGTGGTGTGCCAGCGTCAAAAAGAGCACCGGATGCTCCCAGTTTTTGAGCGCCTCAATACGCTCGAGCATCACGCTCAACTCCACCGGCTTCAGATCCCTTCCCACCGAAAAGACGTGCCCACCCTCAATGGTGAGCACCACCGCCAGATCATCCTCCCGGCGCTCCATCACCGCCTGCACATCCTCCACGCCGGCAACCACCCGATACGAGCCCTCCACGACCCGCGGCCCCTCACCGGTGGCAAACTCCGAGATATGACGCTCGCGATCGCCGCGTTTTAAAAAGTCGTACTCGAGCAGAAGCTCCTCCCAGTAATCGTAGGTGGAGCTGGAGAGGTGGGCGACGCGATCGGCGCCGTAGCCCATCACCGCCCGCTGCACGAGCTGGCGCAGCGGACCGCTGTTGCGCAAGAGTCCCAGCGCTTTCTGCGCCGCTCCGGAGACGTCACCCCGGGCCAGCTTCGAGAGCACCTGAGCAGGTCGCTCAAGGCGCAACCACGCGGCGACCTCATCCTTAAAGGGGCGCTCATCCCCGGAGCCGCTGCCGATGAAAAAGCCGCGCTCAATCGGCGTAAAGCTCGCAAAGATCAGGCGCACATCGCCGGCAATCATCCGCGAGAAGTTCGTCTGCACATAATCCGAGGCCCGCGCCCCGGCCAACTGGTGCTCCAGATGACTCTCAAGCTCCATCCAGGGATGAAACACCGAGGGGTCCTGCTCCTCAGGGGTGTTGCGCAGCCGATTAAAGGCGTAGAAGGTTGGGTGACAATGGATATCGGCAAATGCTAACGGTTTCATCGTGTCCTCAGAGCTCCCCAGATCAGCGTCCAGCGCGGCAGATAACGCCGGCGACGCTACACCAGCGCCCACGACGTTGACAACGGCCCCCCCTGCCAGAGCCGGTGCGGTGTCGCATACCGGCGCCGAAGCCCCGGCTCAGCCGCCCTCCGGCGAGGAGCTCCGGGCCAGCGCGCCCCAGCCTCACAGCCCCGATGAAAGCCAGGCCCTGGCGCTGCCTCCCCCCGGGGTGCATCGCCAGGTGGTGCGACATGGCGAGCGCCGCTTTGTGATCCTCGATCTTCCCCGGGTCGATGACGCCTCGCTTCACGCGCTGCGCGCTACCCTCCAGGATCTTCGCCCGCAGGCGCTGGCGGTGGAGCTCGACACCCAGCGCCTGGAGTGGATCGGCAACCAGGAGAGCTGGCAGGCCCTCAACCTCATCGACGTCCTCAAAGCCAGAAAAGGCACGCTGCTCAACGCGTACCTCGCGCTGCGCATCTTCCAGAAACGTTTTGGCTCTTTCGATGGCACCGAGCCCGGCGATGAGTTCCGCGTAGCCATGGAAGAGGCCGAGCGCAGCGAGGCACCGCTGCACCTGGTCGACCGCGATATGACCATCACCGGGCTGCGCGCCTGGCGGCGCTCACCGGTGTGGATGCGCCTGCTGCTCATCCTCACCATGACCTTCGGATCCTTCCGTCGCACCAAGGCTCGGCCCGCCTCCGAGCACCGCGACCGCGTCCAGCGCCGTTTAAAACGCCTGGAGCGCTCTCTGCCCGCAGCCAAAGCCGCCTTTGTCGACGAGCGCGACGCCCACCTGGCGTGCAGCATCGAGGCCATCGACGCCCCGGAGGTCGTCGCGGTGCTCAGCACCGTGCACGCCGACCGCGTCGCCACTCTGCTTCAAGCGGGCCCGCGCCCCGAGGCCTGCTCGGACGCCGTGCCTCCCAAAAGCCTCTTCTCCCGCATCTTCCCCTGGGTGATCAGCGCGGCGATCATCGCCACCTTCACTCTGGGCTTTGCCCTGGGCGACCCCTCCACGATACGCCAGGCCCTCTTGACCTGGTTTCTCGTCAACGGCGTCTGCACCGCCATCGCCACCAGCGCAGCGCTGGCTCACCCCTTGACGATCCTGGCCAGCTCGCTGAGCGCCCCCATCGTCTCGCTTAACCCGGCCGTCGGCGCCGGCATGGTCGGTGGCCTCGTGCAACTTCTCATCGCCCCCCCCAGCATCAAAGAGCTTGAGCAGGTCGGCGACGACATCGCGCGCCTCAAAGGGTGGTGGCAAAACCGCCTGGCCAAAATCGCCCTGGTCTTCATCCTGGCCAACCTCGGCAGCACCATCGGCACGGTGGTGGCTCTCCTGATGTTCCCCGACCTTTTCGGAAGTTGACCCCCCAGGTTCATCTTCACCCCGCATCCCCCCCTGCCGCACCTTTCTATGGCGCACTGCGTCAACAGATGTTGTGTCGCGCCCCTTGCGATGCAGCCTTTCCAACGAGTACGCTCGGCGCATCTGTATGAAGTGAAAACATTTTCGCTGGAGTTTTCTGTGTCCTCTCCCTCCCGCCGCTCCCTTCTCCCCGCGCTGATCATCGCCGCGCTCCTGGCCAGCACCCCGGCCTTCGCCCAGGACGCCCCCGCTTCACCCTCCGCCGACGCGCCGGCCTCCGACTCGCCGGCCTCCGACGCGCCGGCCTCCGACGTTCCGGCAGCCGACGTTCCGGCAGCCGACGACCTGGACGATGACGCGGCCCCCGACTCGACCGACTCCGCCGGGGAAGTCCCGGCCGAAGAACGCAGCGCCCCGGCTGAAGCCGAGGCCGAGCCCGACGACGCCCCCGAGCGCGATGACGTTCAGGGCAGCGAAGAGCCCGAGCAGCTCGCCGGCATCATCCCCGAGCCCGCCACGCTGCCTCCCGATGGCATCGACGCCCCCGGGATCATCGACGCCGAAGAAGACGCCGAAAAGAGCCGCGTTACCTACCAGGCCAACAGCGAGTACCGCGTGCGCTCGCTGCAAATCACCCCGATTGAGCTCAACGGTACCGCGGTGCGCGACATCGGCTGGACCGAGCAGCGCTTTCGCCTCGATGCCTCCACCGGCCTCCAGGGTGTGGGCTCGATCACCGTGCAGCTCGACGCCCTCGACGGTGTGCTCTTCGGCGACAACGGTCGCTTCCTGGGCAACCCCTCATCCAACTCCGGGGTCTCCCTGGCCACCAAACGCCCCAACCTCACCCGCTGGCAGATCGGCCTTCTGCCCGGCGGCGATCCCTTCGATCGCGAGAGCTACGGCCCGGTCCTCACAAGCGCCCCGCTCCTTGAGGTCAACTACCTCTACGCCGACGCCATGCTGCCCATCGGGCTTCTGCGCGTGGGCCGCCAGCCGCTGAACTACGGCGCCACGGTCAACGCCCACGACGGCGGCCGCCACAACCGCTGGGGGGTCAGCCAGTACTCCGACGGCGTCGACCGCATCCTTTTTGGCACCAAGCTCAACGAGATCGTCAACACGCTGCGCCACGGCGCCGATCACACCCCCGATACCTCACTGGATCGCGGCGTGATCCTGGGCATGTTTTACGACTTCATGAAGCACGACAACATCGCCCGCACCGACGACGATCTTCGTCAGATGGGCATCAACCTGCAGTGGCTCGTCGATGAGGCCGACTGGCTCGGGCTGGACTGGCAGGGCTTCCAGGCCTCGGCGACCTTTGTGCACCTGCGCAACGACCGCTTCAACAGCCGCATCTACGGCTTCCCCCTGGCCTTCCAGACCGGCGTGAACAACGTCGATCTTCGCCTGCAGTTCTCGCATCTTCGCGGCGAAACCACCGAGATCAGCGAAGGCTTCGCCGCCCTGACCAACGCCCGGGTGCAGACCCAGCAGATGCGTGGCTACGGCGGCCAGGGCGTCATCGACGTGCACCTCGGCCCGGTCACTCTGAGCCTGGAAGGCAATTACGCCAGCGGCGACGCCAACCCCCGCGCCGGCGACCCGATCACCTCCTTTAGCTTCGCGCGCGACCTCAACGTCGGCCTGCTCCTCTTCGAACACGTCCTGGCCTTCGAGTCCGCCCGCTCCGTCGGCGTCGGTCTCGAAAACCTCGCGGACGCCGACGTCGACAGCTTCCCGCTGACCGAGATCCAGAGCGATGGCCGCTTCTCCAACGCGATTGCGATCTTCCCGCAGATCTACGTCGATATGCTCAAGACCGCCGAGCATAACCTCTTTGCCCGCGCCGGCGTGCTGGCCGCCTGGTCGGCCACCCCCGAAGGCGCCGTCGACGCGGTGCAGACCGCCCTCAACGACGTCGGCGGTCCCATCGAAAACAGCGCCCTGAACTTCCACGGCGGCACCCCGGGGCGCTTTTATGGAACCGAAGTCGACCTTCAATTAGGCTATCGTCTGCGCGACAACTTCTTCTGGACCGTCGAAGGCGCCGTGCTCTTCCCCGGCGAGGCGCTGCATGATGAAAATGGCGACGCCGTCCGATCTTTTCTCGTGGAGAACCGTTTTGAGCTTCTTTTCTAAAAAAACCTCGTTCTTCGCTGGCGCTGCCATCGCGCTTACGTCGCTTTTGGGCGCCGGCTGCCAGGAGTACATCGCCCCGCCCGAGGCGCAGCTCAACCTGGGTGACAGCCGCGTGGCCGTGGCCGATGAGCCCCTGGTCTTCGAGTTCACCAAAGCCGTCGATCCGGAGACCGTCGGCGTGCGCCTGTGGCCGCGCGACCGCGGCCTGCGCCGGGTGCCCGCCTCCCCCGACGTCGAGCCCCTGGCCCCAACCTGCATGGCCTCCGAGGGCGAATGCGAGGCGCTGAGCATCGCCTTCAACGACGACGCCACCGCCGCGCTCATCACCATCGCGCCTGAGTTCGCCCGCCCCGGCTCCTCGCTCATCCTGGAGATCGTCGAGGGCTTGAGCGACCCCGACGGCTTTGATACCGGCGCGGGTTATCTCTACAACATCCAGTTCGGCGTCTCCGGCGGCGATCCCAACGCCAACATCGAGTTTCAGGACGGCATCTACATCCTCGGCGGCAGCCTCAGCGTCAGCGGGCTCAACGCCGTACTCACGCTCGTGAGTGACCTGCGCGTTCAGTCCGACGGCCGCTTCGCCCTGGCCGGTGCCAAAGGCGTCGTCGATGAGAGTCGCGCCGAAAAGACAAGCCTCGACCCCGAGGTCATCACCATCGCCGACGACGAGGAGAGCTGGGCCCTCTTTGCCCGCGGTCAGATCGTCGAGACGGACGGCACCCGCTTTCTGACCACCGAGAGCTTTGACGTCTCGGTGCCTGTGCTCGGCGTTGCCACTGTCGAGCTTAAAGACGTCGTGCTCTACGCCGACATCGTTAAAGATGAAAACGGCAACGACTTCTTCGACGGCACACTCACCTTCGGCGACTCCCAGGTGGTCTTCCCCAGCGCCAACGTCGACATTCCCGCCGGCCAGGCCGCCCTGGCCGGCGGCCTGGTCCCCGAAGAGCTCGTTCCCGAGGGCACCCCCGATATGTGCAACAACATCTGCGGCGCGGTCACCGCCGTCTGCGAACCCCCGGGCGGCTTCCCCGACCTCGACTTCTGCGAAGAAGTTCCGGCCGAAGACTAAATCCCCCGGCCTCCGAGCACCAAAAAAGGGACGCGCGATGCGCGTCCCTTTTTTCTTTTCATTTCAACACCTTAAATCACGACGGAGGTGATTAAAAAAACCTCATTTCTTCCACGACAACGCATCTTTGATCACCTCTCTGGAGCTCTCCAACTTCTCCAGAATCCCCATCGCCTTATCGCCGTACTTATCCATCAGCTGCATGATCAGAT
The sequence above is drawn from the Lujinxingia sediminis genome and encodes:
- a CDS encoding alpha/beta fold hydrolase translates to MRKEGERPTNWLILRGLAREQRHWGPFVDIFEAKVPGARVHTLDLPGVGTECQRESPTTVAGIVGDLRRRLMPLREEHPGGWGLLGVSLGGMVTMKWGELHPDDFARLVIINSSAGNLNGPLQRLNARILPDMVRAMVDPDPVERERRILGFTSALIEDREIVARQAASFAEDAPIRRRNALKQLLAAAAFKAPGELRVPALVLGAGGDAMVDPRCAWQLARHLRAPLHVHPTAGHELPLDDPEWVAMQVEGWCG
- a CDS encoding TraB family protein, translating into MSHTGAEAPAQPPSGEELRASAPQPHSPDESQALALPPPGVHRQVVRHGERRFVILDLPRVDDASLHALRATLQDLRPQALAVELDTQRLEWIGNQESWQALNLIDVLKARKGTLLNAYLALRIFQKRFGSFDGTEPGDEFRVAMEEAERSEAPLHLVDRDMTITGLRAWRRSPVWMRLLLILTMTFGSFRRTKARPASEHRDRVQRRLKRLERSLPAAKAAFVDERDAHLACSIEAIDAPEVVAVLSTVHADRVATLLQAGPRPEACSDAVPPKSLFSRIFPWVISAAIIATFTLGFALGDPSTIRQALLTWFLVNGVCTAIATSAALAHPLTILASSLSAPIVSLNPAVGAGMVGGLVQLLIAPPSIKELEQVGDDIARLKGWWQNRLAKIALVFILANLGSTIGTVVALLMFPDLFGS